The genomic interval tcttctgttccAGTCTGGTGCAGGCCAACCCTGACGTGGCCATGGACTGCATCATCCACATGAGCCAGAACATCACTCCATCCCAAAGGGCCAAACTCTCGCATCTGCTCGCAACTATGGACAATACCAGCACCAGTTAAGCTGAAGGTCTTTAACAGGTCATATTATTCATAAGATCAAGAAAAAACTCTGTCTGAGTTGACTGTACTGTTCAGGTAAAGAGGATTATAGTTGGGGCAAATCTTTGCAGtatcacacacattcacaaagtGACTTATTTCTCAGCGATCACATAACCACTACAGTGCTCTGTCTGTTgtaaacattgctgttgagtggCGCCTTTTCAGGGACGTCGTAATGTGTTCCACTCTTGACTGACAGGCAGAGTTTCACGTTTATGAGGTAAGCAGTCGGTCATTTCAGCTACACAGTCCAGGAACTTTTTACAGACTACAACTTTAACGCACATTTTGTCAGGCTGTATTTGCACAAAACAGTGTGTCAGTGTTAAATTTGCCTTATAGGCTCGGTGCAGACTATTGAGGCCACAGTTATACAAGTTTCATGAAGTCTAAGACTTCATATTTAGGTGCTGGTTATCAGGTAAAAGTAGAgaatttatgttaatttttgaatgtgaatgtgacTAGTATTGATCTATTATTTGATCAATtttcagataaaacaaaaagaaaagctaatTTCTGAAccagaaaattattaaattaatcaattctttttcatttctgcatttACTAAAAATATGAACTTTTACCAGTCTTGTAATGCAGAAATGCAAATTAAGAagcagatttaattttttttctagtaagTAGTATTATCAACAtccatcttttcattttattcttttgtctgtttgtgaatCTGCTGTAGTGCTTTGTGTGCAAAGACAATAGTATGAATGAGAGGAGATAGTGCAACACTGTATGTGAgcttttctgtaatttttgatGGTATATCTCCAATATAATGCAGTAATTCTTTAAACTCAGGTTGGGCAATAATTGCCACAGTATTCCCCCAAGTGAGATTAAATTTGCCTCATGTCTGATCAAAGTCTGATCAGACATTACATGTCATTTGAATGTACATAAACTCCTTCCTGTGTCTTCTATTCTAACAGAGACTGTTTGTTAATAAATGTCAATGATATATTTTTGGCAAAACAAACTTCTTTTATTCACCCATTTTGATTTTTACTATGATCAAGTTATTGAACATAATATACATCTGACTTTGAGACATGTTAATCACATCGTGTAGAAGAATAATGTGTAAAATCTGGATTACTCAAAGTGTTGGCACACATCGGCTTTTTGGAACGAGGTGGGTAAATACAGTCAAAAGAAAAGCTTTTCTGTAGCAAACATTCAAATATATACAGCAAAGATTGATAGAGTCATCACCTTCTCCAGCTGCCttttcataaatataaataaaacatcacagcaATAATTTCTAGCACAATACAACAGACAAGAGACGGGGAGCTACAGTATGGAAGGGCTTTAAAACGCAGAGTGAACAGGAGGAAAACTGGCAGATGCTAACTTACATCTCCACACCGAGTCTTTGTACTCATAAAGGCTTTGAGTCTTTGCTTGGCAAAGCTAGATTTTTCCAGTCTTACTTTTTCCTTGCAGCcacttctttatttatcagcAGTTTTTAATCATTAATGAACAGTTTTCTTGAGAACTGTAAGTGAAATTATTTCCAAACATCGTTTTTCAGGTAGTTCCCAGATGACTGTGGGTGAGCAGTGTGATTTGTATCAGACTTTGACGTCAGTCTTCTTCAGTTAGCGTCCACAGATATCCACAGAGAGCTGAGTCAGGTCGCCGCTGTTGGAGACAGTTCAGTTGCTTTATAACAGTGCAATGGGTTTGCTGTTGGCCGGTGCACTCATGTACTGGGAGGACAGGGGATCCTGGGAAGTGTAGGAGGTGTAGAGGCCTGTCACTTGCACATCTGACAGCGGCAGGTTTGCTCCAGTGGAGACAGGAGTCAGGCTGGCTGTTCCCAAGTCACAGTCTGATAGTCGGAGGGGTGAATTACTGAAGGTTCCCAAAGCATCCAGGTTAAAGCTGTCGTCTTTCATTTCCTCCCAAAGATTACCTAGACAGATGGAGAgtgtggtggaagaagtattcagataatttattacagaaaaaatagtaataccacagtgtaaaaatactctgttacaagtactTGTCCAACAAACTGGTCCTACAAAGACATTAGCATCAGTACCAgaagaaaaaatcataatgCATGGGATTATAATAATTGATGCATTAAAGTcgcagttggtaacttttataaaaaaaaaaaaacatttttcataattgcTGTAAATCATCTCCATATTCACACATCACTAAATAAGACAACTGACCTGTGAAAAATATCATAACTCCTCTGCCTGCTCTATTGCTTTGTGGCACTTCTATTGGCCTTGTCgcatgtgaacaaaaacaaccaatcagagccaagtctctaacgcagctgtcagtcatgtcaatcactgctcgtaaactgcagtcaaactgtcaaactaggcagcgctggtCAAATATATCAAGATTCTGTCAccgcattgcctatttcttataaaaatgttaccagaagcatattttagtgtactgttcagctgtaaaatCAGAACGTTTATAACTTGACCGCTATGTTGTAAACAATTAAACAGACTAACAAGCACCACCCACCAGCTGGACCAATTTTGGATTTTAcaactaaacagtacactaaaatatttttctggaaacatttgaattgagaaataggcaatgcagagCATCTGTTTCATGTACTTCTTTgagaatatagtgacagtttctgCTAATACGACAAATAAGTATTGCCAACTGTATCTTTATTGAGATCACTAAATTTAGGTTTGGTCTTAATCTATAAAATTACATCATAATGTATTTGAtaagtatattttatattattagcCCAAATATGCAAAGTAACTACGGTAGTAACTAAATGTATCAAATACATGTagcagagtaaaaaaagtacaaatacaatatttgcctctgagatTTAGTGAAGTAGAACTACAAAGaaccataaaattaaaatactcaagtaaaaatgcctcaaaactttacttaagtacagtgaAGTAAATGTACGTAGTAACCTTTCACCACTGTAGGTTAGTGGAATGTTGCAACGAACAAAAAACATGTCCgacacttaaaaaatgtgtttacctTGAAGGGCAAAGTCCATGATGCTGGGGTCCAGTGCGtccacctctgtgtgtgtatcaccATGCACACTGTAGAAATCGTCCGGCGGCTTGCTCGAATGTTGGGTGAGTGGACTGTGGGAAAGGTCAGGGACCGTGTGGAGTGGAGGTGTCTGGGCCGGGGCAGGGGACATGGGGGCCAGGCGGGCCTGAGCGTGGAGCTGGGCCTGAAGCTGGTGGTGCTGGTGCATGGGTAAACAGGGCAGGGACAGCGTGACGATTGGCTGAGGCTGCATCTGTGCTGAGACGGGCAGTGGGAGGCCGGTCGGACAGCCGGGCAGACGGGTCATGCCGGGCTCTAAAGCCTTACGTCTGCAGTTCTCCGGGCGGTCTGTGATCAGTTTGTCCAACTCATCTGCAGGGAGAAACACAGATTATCACACAATGTGAGATTTTGACAACTTGTCTCCTTTTTGAATAGGAGACCTTTTCTATTTAGCAGTATAAATTTCTAACCAGGGTTGGCCATGCTACGGCGGATGGCTGGGAGGTCCTTGCGTTTCCACTTCTGcatctcttcctccatcttGTCAATTTTGGCAGGGTTCAGCGCCCACAGACAGCCCTTACGGGATGAGCTGCTCGTCTTGTTCTCCACTTTCTCAAAGCATTTGTTTAAGGACAGGTTGTGCCTGACTGAGTTCTTCCATCCATCAGGTGCAGTCTGCAAGGACAGAAGAGGTGGATAATGAATCTTATTCTTTATCTACATGCACCTTGACTTTTAGTCCTTTTCTGCAATTGTGTATCATACCTTGAAATAAGGAAAGTGTTCCTTCATAAAGCTATAGATCTCGCTGACTGGGAGGCTGCCAGTTTTGCTGTTCTTCAGAGCCATGGCaatcaaacagctgaaaaaaaaaaacacaaaaaaaatatttttttaaagtgtagtTCAAATCAGAGAGAGTAAAATACAGATTTGGGCGATTTggtgtgtattattattattatttagctAAATAAGAGGGTCCTGACCTGTAGGAGTAGATTGGCTTGGGGAAAGACTTGGGCTGCAGCTCCTGGTCTTGTGGAGCCAGGCGAGGTTGTGTGAAAAGACTTTGGTTgttgaaagagacattgctataAAGCCCACCAGTTGAACACTACGGGGGAAAAAGGGGGGGATAATGAGGaattttacattcattcatgtgatcagttttgttttttaatcaagaaGTCTATATAGgcaattcacacaaaaaaactatgaGCAGAATTCTATATTAGCTTCTAGTTTGGTACCTGTTGTCCAGTTTGGGTAAGAGAGTAGACCTGCTGGGGTGCTGGCTGGTAGACTGAGGTAGGACACTGGTATCCTGGAGAGGGCAGCCCATTCATGGAGAATGGAGACATCTGTGAGGCAGATAATGGGGATATTTGACAATCAACCctataaaatataacatgtttttttcctgcaatgCTGTTAAAACTCACACTTCCGCTGTGGGTGTTGATGATGCTGATTCCCAGAGGGCTGTGCTGCATGTTGCTCTGGAGGTGGAGCATGGAGCCTTGACCTGCTGTCATCGCGGTCATGTTGCTCAGCTGAGCTGTGAGAGGGAAGCAGCCAGACTGGTATTAGATTTAAGGAAAGTTCACAAATACTTTTCTGTATTAATAGTGTTATTTCTAAGCTTTATTTTGTTGGCTTTATAGTTACAGTAGAGTGGGACTTGTGATGCtcatacaacagaaaaaaaacaaaacaaaacaaatcaaagaagCTCATAACCTCTTACAgactttaaatcttttttcttctgctcAGCGAAAGTGGTTCCCAATTTAACTGCTCCACATAGTTCTTTTAAGTTTAACTGTTTGCACTTTGATCTATTGATAACTATATCAAGGCGAGGAAAAGCTCAAAACTACTCAATTGGATGAATCTCTAAAGGTTTCTATGTTTTTAGTGTACACTTGGGTGGTATCATGGAGCAATGTGGTTGAACTGACTAAGAAGCTTGTCACTAAAGTGGtcctgcccttaaatatgcataattttaagccttaataaaatgtccGCGGGTGAATTTTAGAAAAAGTCACTCCCTGTACAGTTCCCATGCACGTAGAAATTACCTATAAAAACgttttttgcaccaggctgtaagcttgtttatttctggagccagcctctagtggctgTTTAAagaactgtagtttttggcacttctgcttttccttcattttttagcTTCAGAAGTTGCTGCTTGGTAGCACTGCACTTAATTACAATCATATACCCTATACCCCTCGAAAATTCAGGAAGGTGTGAAggtatgattaaataaataccGCCCAACCCTATTAATTGTCGAACAACTCCCAATagcaaaaactgtaattttgtattttgatttgtttttagagatagtcctttaaaactgtttatatctacagaGGCCTGAAAAATCGCTGTCCTGATTTATCCAATCAGACAGATGATGTGGTTTTTGAATGCTGCACTGTCCCCTCCCTGTCACCTCACCTGTCTGTTGCTCCAACAAGCTGCCCTGGGAGGGCCCGTTACTGTGGCCCCGGCTATCAGCCATCTGCTGCAGTCGGGGCACATCGACAGAGGTGAGCCATGACAGAGACTGTAGGTCCCCAGGGAGGTCCTCCTCCCTCAGCTGGGAGGGGTCCGTGGTCAGAAGCCTTCAAGAGAAAGGGAGGAGCGGGGGAGAGGTTTGAGGGGGGGTTAACACGGCTGTCAGCTCCGACACACACAAGTGGAATTTAAATCTAAACACTTGATAGAACATTTTGTCCTTCAAAGTCAAAACTGCTGTAATGAGTCTGGATGTGGGCAAACAGAGATGAAAGCTGCTCGGCCAGGCCGTGTGTTGGCCATGCCATCCAGGATTTACCATAAGTAGATTAACTACAAGTGTTATTTAGCAGTGACAGTTTTAATCAACAATGAAGGAGTTAAACAAGCTTTCAGAGGaaatcatctgtttttttctaagagGGACACACTGatctttgtatatatatattttttatagttaaatgcttttataatgatgataaaaaacaaatttgaaaaaaaggtttgattatttatttctttatttttctcctaagaatattttttccaaccccacatttcaaaaatgtt from Plectropomus leopardus isolate mb chromosome 6, YSFRI_Pleo_2.0, whole genome shotgun sequence carries:
- the foxn4 gene encoding forkhead box protein N4 gives rise to the protein MIEGGITSRMSGIIENAGHHPSPQDYRLLTTDPSQLREEDLPGDLQSLSWLTSVDVPRLQQMADSRGHSNGPSQGSLLEQQTAQLSNMTAMTAGQGSMLHLQSNMQHSPLGISIINTHSGSMSPFSMNGLPSPGYQCPTSVYQPAPQQVYSLTQTGQQCSTGGLYSNVSFNNQSLFTQPRLAPQDQELQPKSFPKPIYSYSCLIAMALKNSKTGSLPVSEIYSFMKEHFPYFKTAPDGWKNSVRHNLSLNKCFEKVENKTSSSSRKGCLWALNPAKIDKMEEEMQKWKRKDLPAIRRSMANPDELDKLITDRPENCRRKALEPGMTRLPGCPTGLPLPVSAQMQPQPIVTLSLPCLPMHQHHQLQAQLHAQARLAPMSPAPAQTPPLHTVPDLSHSPLTQHSSKPPDDFYSVHGDTHTEVDALDPSIMDFALQGNLWEEMKDDSFNLDALGTFSNSPLRLSDCDLGTASLTPVSTGANLPLSDVQVTGLYTSYTSQDPLSSQYMSAPANSKPIALL